The following coding sequences lie in one Lolium perenne isolate Kyuss_39 chromosome 2, Kyuss_2.0, whole genome shotgun sequence genomic window:
- the LOC127334968 gene encoding uncharacterized protein, with protein sequence MLLITLFTNIIGVVTIALVSIVSILGIICLSRSVHFQLWIKTRGYQRLSYFNGPWLTRITLIVVAFWWGIGEVLRLTFVNGEGMFTSDRTWQANVCKFYIISNLGFAEPGLFLLLAFLLSAALQKQELGTLNHKWNRKTIRAMLIICFPSLLWEACVVFIGPRVASDDGQTSNLAKYWYSASSDHQGNVACTYPLLSSIFLGAFYIILIIYVMFVGGQMLSLVINKGLRRRIYMLIFATAILLPRAALLGLSIVPWPGEIAHESLVFVSFLVLMFAAMVGIVILVYFPVADTLGAQEHVEMQARQAIML encoded by the coding sequence ATGCTCTTGATCACACTTTTCACCAATATCATTGGTGTGGTGACCATTGCTCTTGTATCCATAGTTTCCATCTTGGGCATAATCTGTCTAAGCCGATCAGTGCATTTTCAACTTTGGATCAAAACGAGAGGCTACCAACGTCTTAGCTATTTCAATGGGCCATGGCTTACACGAATAACACTAATAGTGGTTGCATTCTGGTGGGGTATCGGAGAAGTACTTCGGCTCACTTTTGTGAATGGAGAAGGAATGTTTACTTCTGACCGTACATGGCAAGCTAATGTCTGCAAATTCTACATCATCTCAAATTTGGGATTTGCGGAGCCAGGATTATTCTTGTTGCTCGCTTTCCTTCTCAGTGCAGCTTTGCAGAAGCAAGAGCTTGGAACCTTAAACCACAAATGGAATCGGAAGACTATACGTGCCATGCTTATTATCTGCTTCCCTTCACTTCTTTGGGAAGCTTGTGTCGTTTTTATTGGTCCTCGTGTTGCTTCAGATGATGGGCAGACATCAAATCTTGCAAAGTACTGGTATTCAGCCTCATCTGACCACCAGGGCAATGTTGCATGCACATACCCGTTGCTCAGCAGCATATTTCTTGGGGCATTCTACATCATCTTAATCATTTATGTGATGTTTGTTGGAGGTCAGATGTTATCATTGGTGATCAACAAGGGGCTTCGTCGAAGGATATATATGCTAATATTTGCTACCGCAATATTACTTCCTAGAGCCGCACTTCTTGGGCTCTCTATTGTTCCATGGCCAGGTGAAATAGCCCATGAATCTCTTGTGTTCGTCTCCTTTCTGGTGTTGATGTTTGCTGCCATGGTCGGTATTGTGATTCTGGTATATTTCCCGGTTGCTGATACCTTAGGAGCTCAAGAGCATGTTGAGATGCAAGCAAGACAGGCAATTATGTTATGA